Within the Desulfobulbaceae bacterium genome, the region CTCGGCCTCAGAGATATCGAATGGCGCACGGTTCAGCTCGGCAGTTGATGAGATCATGTACATTACGAAGGCAACAATGCCTAAAATCGGCAGTTTGAAAATCCACCAGTCCAAGATGGTTCCCTGTTGGGAAAGGACAATTTCTCTGAGAGAGGCGGTGCCGCTGACCATGACGATCAGGAGCATGATCAGGGCGAGCGAAATTTCAAAGGAGATCATCTGTGCCCCGGAGCGCATAGCTCCAAGCAGGGAATATTTATTGTTTGAGGACCAGCCTGCCAGCAAGATCCCGAGAACACTGAGCCCTGAGATACCAAGAACATAGAGCGCTCCGCCAGCGGGATCGGCAACCTGCAAGTGGTGGTCAAACGGCAGAACGGTCATTACCAGAAAGGTGGCGCTGGCAGGAAGAATAGGGGCCAGAAAGAAGACGAAGCTGTCGGCCCCCTCAGGTATCAACACTTCTTTGAAAATAAGCTTCAGCCCATCGGCGGTAGATTGCAGCAGTCCATGATATCCGACCCGCATGGGACCAAGCCTGGCCTGGAAACGGGCGGCTACTTTTCGTTCCAGCCAGATAAGAAAAACGGGCAACAGGGCCACAATCAGC harbors:
- the nuoH gene encoding NADH-quinone oxidoreductase subunit NuoH; translated protein: MIQLPTETVFPVHNAIGDLVRHYFPNAAGYANGFLTIISLLLIVALLPVFLIWLERKVAARFQARLGPMRVGYHGLLQSTADGLKLIFKEVLIPEGADSFVFFLAPILPASATFLVMTVLPFDHHLQVADPAGGALYVLGISGLSVLGILLAGWSSNNKYSLLGAMRSGAQMISFEISLALIMLLIVMVSGTASLREIVLSQQGTILDWWIFKLPILGIVAFVMYMISSTAELNRAPFDISEAESELTGGFATEYSGISFAMFFFAEFVNMFVSAGIATTFFLGGFLAPQVGIGPLDAFFEFIPGFVWFFCKTVVVIFLYMWFRWTFPRLRIDQLMYLEWKMLLPANLALLPAAGFFLAMGWTL